From a region of the Castanea sativa cultivar Marrone di Chiusa Pesio chromosome 10, ASM4071231v1 genome:
- the LOC142613694 gene encoding uncharacterized protein LOC142613694, which yields MPLGLILGLGRAFRRKRPSSLDILSSKRAPRDYYKGKNCKPTGFHTRKGGYVVVNEKLPNYVVPDLTDFKLKPYVSQCPREVKTAEATDAAK from the exons ATGCCACTGGGGTTGATATTAGGCTTAGGAAGGGCATTTCGAAGAAAGCGGCCATCATCCCTTGACATTCTCTCTTCGAAGAGGGCGCCGCGAGATTACTACAAGGGGAAGAACTGCAAACCAACTGGATTCCATACCCGCAAAG GTGGATATGTTGTGGTGAATGAAAAGCTGCCTAATTATGTAGTCCCAGATTTGACTGATTTCAAG CTAAAGCCTTATGTCTCACAGTGCCCAAGAGAAGTTAAAACTGCAGAGGCAACTGATGCGGCAAAATAA
- the LOC142611630 gene encoding protein ABA AND ROS SENSITIVE 1, translating into MDAQARKKAAYRAKLNAKKKDKRIDSPLVRYNELEQPVCRVCDLVLKSESHWDAHQVSRKHNEAINTIKANAAGLTRVNNVKAEPHKELIKPKSTELHSVKPESSTEVPKNQSSSSVLPPNFFDNNEMKKLKPEERSSLNLVSEIDRLPSGKAGKAINIQPAGERTLTSEEIAGSKINQAKGALPEGFFDNKDADLRARGIKPVKPDIKDEYKAFEKLIQEDLQEVDDRFEEEEVDAAETIEEAESVEQKTYWEKVEMLKKKKLELQVARSVKRRKASDGVAKKSSHEESSSDDDSDENFAVDWRAQHL; encoded by the exons ATGGATGCGCAAGCGAGGAAAAAGGCAGCGTACCGTGCTAAATTGAACGCAAAGAAGAAAGACAAGCGCATAGATTCTCCTCTTGTAAG GTACAATGAGCTTGAGCAGCCTGTCTGTAGGGTTTGTGACCTCGTTTTGAAATCCGAATCCCATTGGGATGCCCACCAAGTTTCTCGTAAACATAAtgag GCAATAAATACTATCAAGGCTAATGCAGCTGGACTAACCCGGGTTAACAATGTGAAGGCTGAGCCCCATAAAGAGTTGATTAAACCTAAATCTACAGAGTTGCATAGTGTTAAACCTGAAAGCTCAACAGAAGTGCCCAAAAATCAGTCATCATCATCTGTGCttcctccaaatttttttgacaacaaTGAGATGAAAAAGCTAAAACCCG AGGAGAGGAGTTCTTTAAACTTGGTGAGTGAAATAGATAGACTGCCAAGTGGTAAAGCTGGAAAGGCAATAAATATCCAGCCTGCTGGGGAGCGTACATTAACGTCAGAAGAGATTGCTGGTTCTAAAATCAATCAAGCAAAGGGAGCTCTACCTGAAGGCTTCTTTGATAACAAGGATGCTGACTTGCGTGCACGTGGCATAAAGCCTGTTAAGCCAGACATCAA AGATGAGTACAAGGCATTCGAAAAGTTGATTCAAGAGGACTTGCAGGAGGTGGATGACCGTTTTGAGGAAGAGGAG GTTGATGCTGCTGAAACGATAGAAGAGGCTGAATCTGTTGAGCAGAA AACCTATTGGGAGAAAGTGGAaatgttgaagaagaagaaattggaACTGCAGGTTGCCAGGTCTGTCAAACGTAGAAAAGCTTCTGATGGTGTTGCCAAGAAGTCCAGCCATGAAGAATCATCCAGTGATGACGACAGTGATGAGAATTTTGCAGTTGATTGGAGAGCCCAACACTTGTGA
- the LOC142612626 gene encoding protein PAM68, chloroplastic, producing the protein MAVITGATSWSSTLSSNPASAHKIERKLCTLPIITFYLERHVKTQFLISPTNQTHPTTLLFATLRSPRGFGPSQKKTKKTKKPSKDDDDDDDDEEEEEEEEEPDQGVIPEVVTNRMMSRMGFSVGIPLFIGLLFFPFFYYLKVGLKIDVPTWVPFIVSFFFFGSALLGVSYGIVSSSWDPMREGSLLGWNEAKKNWPVFWQSLWGGSRKK; encoded by the exons ATGGCTGTAATTACCGGGGCAACTTCCTGGTCTTCCACCCTCTCTTCAAACCCAGCATCAGCACACAAG ATTGAACGCAAGCTTTGTACCCTCCCCATTATCACTTTCTATTTGGAAAGACATGTAAAGACCCAATTTTTAATTTCCCCAACAAACCAAACTCACCCAACAACACTACTCTTTGCAACACTGAGGAGTCCCAGAGGCTTTGGACCCTctcaaaagaaaaccaagaagaccaagaagccaagcaaagatgatgatgatgatgatgatgatgaagaggaagaggaagaggaagaagagcctGATCAAGGCGTAATACCAGAGGTAGTGACCAACAGAATGATGAGCAGGATGGGGTTCTCAGTGGGGATACCACTGTTCATAGGGCTTTTGTTCTTCCCATTCTTTTACTATCTGAAAGTTGGATTGAAGATTGATGTACCCACATGGGTACCCTTCATTgtgtcattcttcttctttggatctGCTCTCTTAGGTGTGAGTTATGGGATTGTGTCCTCTAGTTGGGATCCAATGAGGGAAGGTTCACTCTTGGGTTGGAATGAGGCTAAGAAGAACTGGCCTGTCTTTTGGCAATCACTTTGGGGTGGATCTAGGAAAAAgtag
- the LOC142613777 gene encoding protein BREVIS RADIX, with product MFTCIACSKPEDGGDDEGGVRGSGTPSTKEAVKSLTAQIKDMALKFSGAYKQCKPCTGSSSYKRGQRPYPDFDTASEGVPYPYAASSSSTPAWDFTSSSHHPNTRSDSRFTGVLRGDQTPGGMSISAQSCDVVLEDEDEPKEWMAQVEPGVHITFVSLPNGGNDLKRIRFSREMFNKWQAQRWWGENYDRIMELYNVQRFNRQALHTPPRADDEPRDSTYTKLGSARGSPVASSYNKEWTPRNHYRPSGSKGYYPSDPMDHGGGHNYNAGSSAYGMGGSSMDASRTTTSSRDEASVSISNASDLESEWVEQDEPGVYITIRQLADGTRELRRVRFSREKFGEVHAKLWWEENRERIQAQYL from the exons atgtttacatGCATAGCATGCTCAAAACCAGAGGATGGTGGGGATGATGAAGGAGGAGTTCGTGGCAGTGGCACACCAAGTACAAAAGAAGCCGTCAAAAGCCTGACTGCACAG ATAAAGGATATGGCATTGAAATTTTCTGGTGCTTATAAGCAATGCAAGCCCTGCACTGGCTCCAGCAGCTACAAGAGAGGCCAGCGCCCTTACCCAGACTTTGATACTGCTTCAGAAGGGGTTCCATACCCCTATGCAGCAAGCTCAAGTTCCACACCTGCATGGGATTTTACAAGTTCTAGTCACCACCCTAATACAAGATCTGACTCAAGATTTACTGGGGTATTGAGAGGTGACCAGACCCCTGGAGGGATGTCTATATCTGCGCAGTCTTGTGATGTGGTGcttgaggatgaggatgagccTAAGGAGTGGATGGCACAGGTGGAGCCTGGTGTTCACATTACTTTCGTGTCTCTACCTAATGGTGGAAATGATCTTAAACGAATTCGTTTCAG CCGAGAGATGTTTAATAAATGGCAAGCTCAGCGATGGTGGGGTGAGAATTATGATCGGATCATGGAGCTCTACAATGTCCAGAGATTCAACCGGCAAGCTCTTCACACTCCTCCAAGGGCTGATGATGAG CCTAGAGATTCTACATACACAAAGCTGGGATCAGCAAGGGGGAGCCCTGTTGCTTCATCATACAACAAGGAGTGGACACCTAGGAACCACTATAGACCGTCTGGAAGTAAAGGGTATTATCCATCTGACCCTATGGATCACGGTGGTGGACACAATTACAATGCAGGATCAAGTGCGTATGGTATGGGGGGATCATCTATGGATGCATCACGGACGACAACCTCATCTAGGGATGAGGCTTCAGTTTCCATTAGCAATGCCAGTGACCTGGAGTCAGAATGGGTTGAGCAAGATGAGCCTGGGGTGTACATTACCATCAGGCAGTTAGCTGATGGCACTAGGGAGCTTCGGCGTGTCAGGTTCAG CCGTGAAAAGTTTGGGGAGGTGCATGCAAAGCTGTGGTGGGAAGAGAACAGAGAAAGAATACAAGCTCAGtacctttaa
- the LOC142612553 gene encoding cadmium-induced protein AS8 isoform X2, producing the protein MIIKGVFRRYERWNPVHPTSGAFWGMGIGIGCGVGWGPGFGPEAVGYVGAGCGVGFSIGITLVGFGIGLPANGLYELPYNAVMATSSGAVELARSSGLATKDIVGDGWNNIAPRISGLQTEAYRRFSSFKQKCCSDKEFDLFDRKSMLPAFTRSISESLGTFGGRFFPRKGCG; encoded by the exons ATGATTATTAAAGGGGTATTCAGGAGATATGAAAGATGGAACCCTGTGCATCCAACATCTGGAGCCTTTTGGGGTATGGGAATAGGCATTGGTTGTGGTGTTGGATGGGGCCCTGGTTTTGGTCCTGAGGCAGTCGGTTATGTTGGTGCGGGCTGTGGTGTTGGATTTAGCATCGGTATAACTCTGGTTGGTTTTGGCATTGGCCTACCTGCAAATGGCCTCTATGAACTTCCTTACAATG CTGTTATGGCTACAAGCAGTGGTGCAGTGGAATTAGCCCGTTCTAGTGGTCTTGCCACAAAAGATATTGTAGGGGATGGCTGGAATAACATTGCACCTCGCATCTCTGGTCTGCAAACAGAAGCATATAGAAGATTCTCTAGCTTTAAGCAAAAATGTTGCTCGGACAAAGAGTTTGATTTGTTTGACAGGAAGAGCATGCTGCCAGCCTTTACTAGGTCTATTTCAGAAAGTTTAGGAACATTTGGTGGTCGTTTCTTCCCTCGCAAAG